Proteins found in one Bacillus subtilis subsp. subtilis str. 168 genomic segment:
- the lplA gene encoding lipoprotein transporter binding protein for alpha-galacturonides (Evidence 1a: Function from experimental evidences in the studied strain; PubMedId: 7921237; Product type lp: lipoprotein), with product MKIRMRKKWMALPLAAMMIAGCSHSETSNSASGSKDTIKIMAPLLSPESPSDKSPSLKALEKYTGKEIKVTWVPDSSYNDKFNIVMASGEMPHAIVIKDKSAGFIKSVKAGAFWELSPYLKDYKNLSQADEKILKNSSVNGEVYGIYRTRDLIRACMIIRTDWLKNVGLDMPETLDDFYEVLKAFKEKDPDGNGKDDTYGMVVPKWMGLGNGSPWDVLQIWFGAPNRYGVENGKLIPDFTTKEYMDALTFFKKLYDEGLINKDFAVMDSAKWNDPVVKGKAGVIVDTGSRASQIQSAMEEADESNKDIIDIVGSLEGPNGKRTFPTSGYSGMITIPKSSVKTEKELKEVLSFLDKMNDKEAQILTNNGVKGRNYELKDGVFTSLEKNNKSLLYEHEGLAQFSMSIPKSEYYIEDQKTKLFQHRKDIITEGEKIAVFNPAESLVSDVYTQKGAQLDNIILDARTQFIIGEIDEKGFDDAVELWKKSGGNELMKDLNKLYQSSK from the coding sequence ATGAAAATAAGAATGCGAAAAAAATGGATGGCCTTGCCGCTTGCTGCCATGATGATCGCCGGATGCAGCCATTCGGAAACATCCAATTCAGCAAGCGGTTCGAAAGATACGATCAAAATTATGGCGCCGCTCTTATCGCCGGAAAGCCCAAGTGATAAGAGCCCTTCATTAAAAGCGCTCGAAAAATACACAGGCAAAGAGATTAAGGTCACATGGGTGCCTGATTCATCCTACAACGACAAATTCAACATCGTCATGGCTTCAGGAGAGATGCCTCACGCGATTGTCATTAAAGATAAGTCAGCCGGCTTTATCAAATCTGTCAAAGCAGGGGCGTTTTGGGAGCTGTCTCCTTATTTAAAAGACTACAAGAATTTAAGCCAGGCAGATGAAAAGATTTTGAAGAACAGCTCGGTGAACGGCGAGGTGTACGGAATCTACAGAACGAGGGATCTGATCAGGGCGTGTATGATCATCAGAACCGACTGGCTGAAAAATGTCGGTCTGGATATGCCGGAAACGCTTGATGATTTCTATGAAGTGCTGAAAGCCTTTAAGGAAAAAGATCCTGACGGAAACGGCAAGGATGATACGTACGGCATGGTCGTGCCGAAATGGATGGGACTCGGCAACGGAAGCCCATGGGATGTTCTGCAAATCTGGTTCGGCGCTCCGAACCGCTACGGTGTTGAAAACGGAAAGCTGATTCCAGATTTTACAACGAAGGAATACATGGATGCGCTCACGTTTTTTAAAAAGCTCTATGATGAGGGCTTGATCAATAAGGACTTTGCTGTCATGGATTCTGCGAAGTGGAATGATCCGGTTGTAAAAGGAAAAGCGGGTGTCATCGTTGATACAGGCTCAAGAGCGTCTCAAATCCAAAGCGCGATGGAGGAGGCGGATGAGTCGAACAAGGATATCATTGATATCGTCGGCTCGCTTGAGGGACCGAATGGCAAGCGCACCTTCCCGACATCTGGTTATTCAGGCATGATCACGATACCAAAATCAAGCGTCAAAACCGAAAAAGAGCTGAAAGAGGTGCTGTCCTTCCTCGATAAGATGAATGATAAGGAAGCGCAGATTCTCACGAACAACGGAGTGAAGGGCCGCAATTACGAGCTCAAGGACGGCGTATTCACCTCACTTGAAAAAAACAATAAATCTCTCCTGTATGAGCATGAAGGCTTGGCACAGTTCAGCATGTCGATTCCGAAAAGCGAGTATTACATCGAAGACCAGAAAACCAAGCTCTTCCAGCATCGCAAGGACATCATAACCGAAGGAGAAAAAATAGCCGTCTTTAACCCTGCTGAGTCGCTTGTATCTGATGTCTATACCCAAAAAGGAGCCCAGCTTGACAACATCATCCTCGACGCGAGAACACAATTTATCATTGGAGAAATTGATGAAAAAGGGTTCGATGATGCGGTGGAGCTTTGGAAAAAAAGCGGCGGCAATGAACTGATGAAGGACTTGAACAAATTGTACCAATCGTCAAAATAA
- the lplB gene encoding ABC transporter (permease) for alpha-galacturonides (Evidence 2b: Function from indirect experimental evidences (e.g. phenotypes); PubMedId: 10869078, 15849754, 16850406; Product type t: transporter), producing METVPKKRDAPVLTAGKGISWMAALKRDKWLYLLLIPGLLYFLIFKYLPMWGVLIAFKDYSPYLGFWKSEWVGFDYFKDFFMNPDFFRLLRNTLMLASLDLLFAFPAPLILALLLNEVRKAVYKRCIQTFIYVPHFVSWTIVVSITFVFFTVDTGVINKLIMSLTGEQISFLSDADWFRPMIVMQSIWKETGWGTILFLAALATVDQEQYEAAIMDGAGRFRRMWHITLPAIRSTIIVLLILRIGSFLNLGFEQVYLMTNSLNRSVADIFDTYVYMMGITQGAYSYSTAVGLFKSVVGIILIFGANYIAKKFDQEGLF from the coding sequence ATGGAAACAGTGCCGAAGAAGAGAGATGCACCTGTTCTCACCGCTGGAAAAGGCATCAGCTGGATGGCTGCGCTCAAACGGGACAAATGGCTTTATCTTCTTCTTATTCCCGGTCTGCTTTATTTCTTGATTTTCAAATACTTGCCGATGTGGGGTGTGCTGATCGCTTTTAAAGACTATTCGCCATATCTCGGCTTCTGGAAAAGCGAATGGGTCGGCTTTGATTATTTCAAAGACTTTTTTATGAATCCGGATTTTTTCCGGCTGCTGCGCAACACCCTCATGCTGGCGAGTCTGGATCTTTTGTTTGCCTTTCCCGCGCCTCTCATTTTGGCTCTGCTTTTGAATGAGGTAAGAAAGGCCGTGTATAAAAGATGTATCCAAACCTTTATTTACGTACCCCATTTTGTATCATGGACAATTGTGGTCAGCATCACCTTCGTTTTCTTTACTGTCGATACAGGTGTGATCAACAAATTGATTATGAGCCTGACAGGTGAGCAGATTTCTTTCTTGTCGGATGCAGACTGGTTCCGGCCAATGATTGTGATGCAAAGCATTTGGAAGGAGACAGGCTGGGGAACGATTCTATTTTTGGCAGCGCTTGCTACGGTTGATCAAGAGCAGTATGAAGCGGCCATCATGGACGGAGCGGGGCGGTTCAGGAGAATGTGGCATATTACGCTGCCGGCGATTAGAAGCACCATTATCGTTTTGTTGATTTTAAGAATCGGCAGCTTTTTGAATCTTGGCTTTGAACAGGTGTATTTGATGACGAACTCACTCAACCGCAGTGTGGCTGACATCTTCGACACGTATGTGTACATGATGGGGATTACCCAAGGGGCGTATAGCTACAGCACGGCGGTCGGTTTGTTTAAATCAGTTGTCGGGATTATCTTGATTTTTGGCGCCAATTACATTGCGAAAAAGTTTGATCAGGAAGGATTGTTTTAG
- the lplC gene encoding ABC transporter (permease) for alpha-galacturonides (Evidence 2b: Function from indirect experimental evidences (e.g. phenotypes); PubMedId: 10869078, 15849754, 16850406; Product type t: transporter), with protein MAEIHTMHNTKAGRVFDVCNILFLGGVGAITILPFLYIIAGSFATEAELAQRSFFIFPKTFTLDAYKYVFSTPTFLRSMGVSIFITVVGTAVQLFFTFTMAYPLAKRHVKGRNLLLNLVIFSMLFSGGMIPTYLVVKSLGLLDTYWALILPMAINPFNLIIIKNFFQQLPRELEESAKIDGCSEIGVFWRIALPLSKPVIATFALFYAVGIWNDFFHALLYINDSAKWPLQMVLRQVTILSDLTATNGDTMQNAVPPEQGIKLAVIVIATLPILAVYPFLQKHFAKGMLIGSVKG; from the coding sequence ATGGCTGAAATTCACACGATGCACAACACCAAAGCCGGACGGGTGTTTGACGTCTGCAACATTCTGTTTCTCGGCGGTGTCGGCGCGATTACCATTTTGCCGTTTTTATATATTATCGCCGGTTCCTTTGCGACAGAAGCGGAACTCGCCCAGCGGAGCTTCTTTATTTTCCCGAAAACCTTTACACTTGATGCTTACAAGTATGTGTTTTCGACACCGACGTTCCTTCGAAGCATGGGCGTGTCCATCTTCATCACGGTGGTTGGGACGGCTGTACAGCTGTTTTTTACCTTCACGATGGCGTATCCGCTGGCGAAACGGCATGTGAAGGGACGGAATCTGCTGTTGAATCTGGTGATTTTCTCCATGCTGTTTTCAGGCGGCATGATTCCGACGTACCTTGTCGTAAAATCACTTGGCCTTTTGGATACGTATTGGGCATTGATTCTGCCGATGGCGATTAATCCGTTCAACCTTATTATTATCAAAAACTTCTTTCAGCAGCTGCCGCGCGAGCTGGAGGAATCAGCAAAAATTGACGGCTGTTCCGAAATCGGCGTCTTCTGGCGGATCGCCCTGCCTCTGTCAAAGCCAGTTATTGCGACCTTTGCGCTGTTTTATGCGGTCGGGATTTGGAATGATTTCTTCCACGCTCTCTTATATATCAATGACAGTGCAAAATGGCCGCTGCAAATGGTGCTTCGCCAAGTCACAATTTTATCGGATTTAACGGCGACCAATGGTGATACGATGCAAAATGCAGTTCCGCCGGAGCAGGGAATTAAACTCGCTGTCATTGTCATTGCGACGCTGCCGATTTTGGCGGTCTATCCATTTTTACAAAAACACTTTGCAAAAGGAATGCTGATCGGTTCGGTGAAAGGCTGA
- the lplD gene encoding alpha-galacturonidase (Evidence 1a: Function from experimental evidences in the studied strain; PubMedId: 23416295; Product type e: enzyme), producing the protein MFHISTLDQIKIAYIGGGSQGWARSLMSDLSIDERMSGTVALYDLDFEAAQKNEVIGNHSGNGRWRYEAVSTLKKALSAADIVIISILPGSLDDMEVDVHLPERCGIYQSVGDTVGPGGIIRGLRAVPIFAEIARAIRDYAPESWVINYTNPMSVCTRVLYKVFPGIKAIGCCHEVFGTQKLLAEMVTERLGIEVPRREDIRVNVLGINHFTWITKASYRHIDLLPIFREFSAHYGESGYELEGECWRDSVFCSAHRVAFDLFETYGAIPAAGDRHLAEFLPGPYLKQPEVWKFHLTPISFRKQDRAEKRQETERLIVQQRGVAEKASGEEGVNIIAALLGLGELVTNVNMPNQGQVLNLPIQAIVETNAFITRNRVQPILSGALPKGVEMLAARHISNQEAVADAGLTKDTGLAFQAFLNDPLVQIDRSDAEQLFNDMLQCIMQS; encoded by the coding sequence GTGTTTCATATCAGTACATTAGATCAGATTAAGATTGCCTATATCGGCGGGGGGTCCCAAGGCTGGGCCAGAAGCCTGATGAGTGATTTGTCGATTGATGAACGGATGTCAGGCACGGTGGCGCTCTATGATCTTGATTTTGAAGCCGCTCAGAAAAATGAAGTGATCGGCAATCACAGCGGGAACGGCAGATGGAGATATGAGGCTGTTTCTACTTTGAAAAAGGCGTTATCAGCCGCGGATATCGTCATTATTTCCATTTTGCCGGGATCACTGGATGATATGGAAGTCGATGTGCACTTGCCTGAGCGCTGCGGTATTTATCAGTCTGTAGGTGATACTGTCGGGCCTGGAGGGATCATCAGGGGCTTGCGTGCTGTGCCGATATTTGCGGAAATTGCCCGGGCAATAAGAGACTACGCACCTGAATCATGGGTCATTAATTATACAAACCCGATGTCTGTCTGTACAAGAGTGCTGTATAAAGTGTTTCCCGGCATCAAAGCGATTGGCTGCTGCCACGAGGTATTCGGGACGCAAAAGCTATTGGCGGAAATGGTCACGGAAAGGCTGGGGATTGAGGTGCCGCGGCGTGAGGATATCCGCGTTAATGTGCTCGGCATTAACCATTTTACATGGATCACAAAAGCCTCTTACCGCCATATTGACCTGTTGCCTATATTCCGTGAATTCAGCGCGCACTATGGGGAATCAGGATATGAGCTGGAGGGGGAATGCTGGAGGGACAGCGTCTTTTGTTCGGCACACCGTGTTGCGTTTGATTTATTTGAAACGTATGGCGCCATCCCTGCTGCGGGTGACAGGCATCTGGCAGAGTTTCTTCCCGGCCCATACCTCAAACAGCCTGAAGTATGGAAATTTCATCTCACACCTATATCATTCAGAAAACAAGACAGAGCTGAGAAACGACAAGAAACAGAACGGTTGATCGTGCAACAACGGGGCGTTGCTGAGAAAGCTTCGGGAGAAGAAGGCGTGAACATCATAGCGGCTCTTCTCGGATTGGGTGAACTCGTCACAAATGTAAATATGCCGAATCAAGGCCAGGTCTTAAACCTTCCTATACAAGCCATTGTCGAAACAAACGCATTCATCACAAGGAACCGTGTCCAGCCGATTTTGTCCGGAGCGCTTCCGAAAGGTGTGGAAATGCTGGCGGCTAGGCATATATCCAATCAGGAGGCAGTGGCGGACGCAGGTTTAACAAAGGATACTGGCCTCGCGTTTCAAGCCTTCCTCAATGACCCGCTTGTCCAGATTGACCGCAGTGATGCAGAGCAGCTTTTCAATGACATGCTCCAATGCATCATGCAAAGCTGA
- the yetF gene encoding hypothetical protein (Evidence 3: Putative function from multiple computational evidences; Product type m: membrane component) gives MGNYLSVAVELVCGLGILFIILKLLGKTQFSQITPFDFISALILGELVGNAVYDHEIKIKEIIFASLLWGVLIYIIEFITQKMKSSRKFLEGEPNIVIRKGELQYKVMKKNKIDINQLQSLLRQAGSFSIQEVEYAILETNGMVSVLPKSDFDKPTNKDLQIPSKSVSLPITLIIDGEIVRDNLKEAGVDEQWLKQELKKKNIDKTEDVLFAEWHKNKPLYTVTYEQSRST, from the coding sequence ATGGGAAATTATTTAAGTGTTGCGGTAGAACTGGTCTGCGGTTTAGGCATTTTATTTATCATCTTAAAGCTTCTCGGGAAAACCCAATTTTCTCAAATTACGCCGTTTGACTTTATTTCTGCTTTAATTTTAGGTGAATTGGTCGGAAATGCCGTCTACGATCATGAAATCAAAATCAAAGAAATTATTTTTGCTTCGCTATTGTGGGGCGTGCTGATTTATATTATTGAATTTATCACGCAAAAAATGAAATCATCGCGAAAGTTCTTGGAGGGCGAGCCGAATATCGTCATCCGCAAAGGGGAGCTTCAATATAAAGTAATGAAGAAAAATAAGATAGACATTAACCAGCTGCAAAGCCTATTGAGGCAAGCTGGGAGCTTTTCGATCCAAGAAGTAGAATATGCGATTCTTGAAACAAACGGGATGGTCAGCGTGCTTCCAAAATCAGACTTTGACAAACCGACAAATAAGGATTTGCAGATTCCTTCGAAGTCCGTTTCTCTGCCGATCACGTTAATCATAGATGGAGAGATTGTGCGGGATAATTTGAAGGAAGCAGGTGTGGATGAACAGTGGCTGAAACAAGAATTGAAAAAGAAGAACATTGATAAGACAGAGGACGTGTTATTTGCAGAATGGCATAAAAATAAGCCGCTGTATACTGTAACGTACGAACAAAGCAGATCAACATGA
- the hmoA gene encoding heme-degrading monooxygenase (Evidence 1a: Function from experimental evidences in the studied strain; PubMedId: 20180905, 21764939, 21873409; Product type e: enzyme) — translation MFVQLRKMTVKEGFADKVIERFSAEGIIEKQEGLIDVTVLEKNVRRGDEEVVVMIRWESEDHWKQWEKSDAHIAGHKANKGKPKPDYLISTEVSMYHVRAVKQGTYNQ, via the coding sequence ATGTTTGTACAGTTGAGAAAAATGACGGTTAAAGAAGGCTTTGCAGATAAAGTCATAGAACGTTTCAGCGCTGAAGGAATCATTGAAAAACAAGAAGGTTTAATTGATGTGACAGTGCTTGAGAAAAATGTGCGCCGCGGTGATGAAGAAGTTGTTGTCATGATTCGCTGGGAATCAGAGGATCACTGGAAGCAATGGGAAAAAAGCGATGCGCATATCGCCGGCCATAAAGCAAACAAAGGCAAACCAAAGCCTGACTATCTGATCAGCACTGAAGTGAGCATGTACCATGTACGTGCTGTCAAACAAGGGACATACAATCAATAA
- the yetH gene encoding putative lyase/dioxygenase (Evidence 3: Putative function from multiple computational evidences; Product type e: enzyme), with protein sequence MIKQIGTVAVYVEDQQKAKQFWTEKVGFDIAADHPMGPEASWLEVAPKGAETRLVIYPKAMMKGSEQMKASIVFECEDIFGTYEKMKTNGVEFLGEPNQMEWGTFVQFKDEDGNVFLLKE encoded by the coding sequence ATGATCAAACAAATTGGCACTGTTGCTGTATATGTCGAGGACCAGCAGAAAGCGAAGCAATTTTGGACAGAGAAGGTAGGCTTTGATATTGCAGCGGATCACCCAATGGGACCTGAAGCAAGCTGGCTGGAGGTTGCGCCAAAAGGAGCCGAGACTCGTTTAGTCATTTACCCGAAAGCCATGATGAAAGGCTCAGAGCAAATGAAGGCTTCTATTGTGTTTGAATGCGAAGACATCTTTGGTACATACGAGAAAATGAAGACAAACGGTGTAGAATTTCTCGGTGAGCCCAATCAAATGGAGTGGGGCACCTTCGTTCAATTTAAGGACGAAGACGGAAATGTGTTTTTATTAAAAGAATAA
- the yezD gene encoding hypothetical protein (Evidence 4: Unknown function but conserved in other organisms), which translates to MVSKSTIDPEVIEKIISSLETLDFGTVQITVHDSQITQIEKIEKHRFSLKRKESK; encoded by the coding sequence TTGGTTTCTAAATCAACGATTGATCCGGAAGTGATTGAAAAAATCATCAGCTCGCTGGAAACACTCGATTTCGGCACGGTTCAGATTACGGTTCATGATTCTCAGATTACCCAAATTGAGAAAATAGAAAAGCACCGTTTTTCGCTGAAAAGGAAAGAATCAAAATGA
- the calJ gene encoding pH-sensitive calcium-leak permease (di-aspartyl pH sensor) (Evidence 1a: Function from experimental evidences in the studied strain; PubMedId: 15849754, 16850406, 16086852, 24904158; Product type t: transporter): MQATVHESKQSIMQRILTVFVFTLLIATVGLFIGQFVPVALMLPLSILEVAMIILAFWMRRRKAVGYAFVYTFAFVSGITLFPIVSHYASIAGAYVVLEAFGSTFVIFAVLGTIGAKMKKDLSFLWSFLLVAVLALAVVGIFNIFSPLNSAAMMAYSVIGTIVFSLYILYDLNQIKHRHITEDLIPVMALSLYLDFINLFINLLRFFGILSSDD; encoded by the coding sequence ATGCAAGCTACGGTTCACGAGAGTAAGCAATCGATCATGCAACGCATTTTGACAGTCTTTGTCTTCACATTGCTGATCGCGACTGTCGGCCTTTTTATCGGCCAATTTGTTCCTGTCGCTTTGATGCTGCCGCTTTCTATTCTTGAAGTGGCGATGATTATTCTGGCCTTCTGGATGCGCAGAAGAAAAGCGGTCGGGTATGCGTTTGTATATACATTCGCGTTCGTTTCCGGCATTACCTTATTTCCGATCGTCAGCCATTACGCTTCCATCGCCGGCGCCTATGTCGTGCTCGAAGCCTTTGGCTCTACATTTGTCATTTTTGCCGTCTTGGGCACAATCGGCGCAAAAATGAAGAAGGATTTATCCTTCCTGTGGTCGTTTCTGCTGGTTGCGGTGCTCGCACTCGCAGTGGTAGGGATTTTCAACATTTTCAGCCCGTTAAACTCAGCGGCGATGATGGCGTATTCCGTGATCGGAACCATCGTCTTTTCCCTTTACATTTTGTATGATTTGAACCAAATCAAGCACCGCCACATTACGGAAGACTTGATTCCGGTTATGGCGTTATCGCTGTACCTAGACTTTATCAACTTGTTCATCAACCTGCTCCGCTTCTTCGGCATTTTGAGCAGTGATGATTAA
- the yetK gene encoding putative efflux transporter (Evidence 3: Putative function from multiple computational evidences; PubMedId: 15849754, 16850406; Product type t: transporter) yields MKKRLSLDRRFLPYIKKAGGVLVKKQMGAYVSLAAAMAIVGSSVVVGKLMVERIPVFLSSGLRFLIASVVLLMLLFCIEKGFPALTKKDVFVLLVQSFTGVFLFSICLLYGVQYTTGTESGILTSTTPMLIGILSFFLLREKIEKKTLIGILLAVCGVMAINLFGAGSQDGTPHALFGNMLIIAAVIGEALFTLMAKLLSPHISALAISTFVSLFGFLFFLPFALFEASSFDYSVPTVLDWSYVLYYALFVTVLAFYLWYSGVTKVPAGVSGIFTSVLPVSAVILSGVILKEPFEFVHFIGIACVIGGIFVTVIKKKQPDAYPAAEEKTL; encoded by the coding sequence ATGAAAAAGCGTCTGTCATTGGATAGGCGCTTTTTGCCATACATCAAAAAGGCAGGTGGAGTATTGGTGAAAAAACAAATGGGCGCATATGTATCTCTGGCAGCAGCTATGGCGATCGTCGGCAGTTCTGTCGTTGTCGGCAAGCTGATGGTCGAACGGATTCCGGTCTTTCTTTCCTCAGGATTGCGTTTTTTGATCGCTTCTGTCGTATTGCTCATGCTGCTGTTTTGCATTGAAAAAGGGTTTCCGGCTTTGACGAAAAAAGATGTGTTCGTATTACTGGTGCAATCATTCACAGGCGTGTTTTTGTTCAGTATTTGCCTGCTGTATGGGGTTCAATATACGACGGGAACGGAAAGCGGCATTTTGACAAGCACAACCCCCATGTTGATCGGTATTTTATCCTTTTTCCTGCTGAGAGAAAAAATTGAGAAAAAGACGCTGATCGGCATTTTGCTGGCGGTTTGCGGCGTAATGGCGATTAATTTGTTTGGAGCCGGGAGCCAAGACGGGACGCCGCACGCCTTATTCGGGAACATGCTGATCATTGCTGCAGTCATTGGCGAAGCGTTGTTTACATTGATGGCCAAGCTGCTATCCCCGCATATTTCGGCACTGGCGATTTCGACCTTCGTATCGCTCTTCGGCTTCCTGTTTTTTCTCCCGTTTGCTTTGTTTGAGGCCTCTTCATTTGATTACAGCGTGCCGACTGTTTTGGATTGGTCGTATGTGCTGTATTACGCGCTTTTTGTCACTGTTTTGGCGTTTTACTTATGGTATAGCGGGGTGACGAAGGTGCCGGCGGGTGTATCGGGCATTTTCACATCCGTTCTTCCGGTCTCAGCTGTCATTTTGTCAGGCGTGATATTGAAGGAGCCATTTGAGTTTGTGCATTTCATCGGCATTGCATGTGTCATCGGCGGCATATTTGTTACGGTCATAAAGAAAAAACAGCCGGATGCGTATCCGGCTGCAGAAGAAAAGACGCTATAG
- the flvL gene encoding transcriptional regulator (FlvL-flavonoids) (Evidence 1a: Function from experimental evidences in the studied strain; PubMedId: 19329649, 25209494; Product type r: regulator) codes for MELKHLPKYKHITEHAETYANIDAGSLELFLSLFDISKKMNHVMEHYFAGRGLSEGKFKILMLLFDAKDHRLSPTELAKRSNVTKATITGLLDGLARDGFVSRRHHTEDKRKISIELTTEGKARLEQFLPGHFSKISAVMENYSDEEKDMFVKMLGDLFERLSVFKD; via the coding sequence ATGGAATTAAAACATTTACCGAAATATAAGCATATAACAGAGCACGCCGAAACGTATGCCAATATTGACGCCGGCTCTCTTGAATTGTTTTTATCTCTTTTTGATATTTCAAAAAAAATGAATCATGTGATGGAGCATTACTTTGCTGGCCGAGGGCTTTCAGAAGGAAAATTCAAAATCCTGATGCTGCTCTTTGATGCCAAGGATCATAGGTTAAGTCCGACAGAGCTTGCCAAGCGGTCAAATGTCACGAAAGCAACAATTACAGGCCTGCTAGACGGGCTGGCGAGAGACGGTTTTGTCAGCCGCAGGCATCACACAGAGGATAAACGAAAAATCAGCATTGAACTGACAACAGAAGGCAAAGCACGCCTGGAGCAATTTCTGCCCGGCCATTTCAGCAAAATATCCGCTGTCATGGAAAACTACAGCGACGAGGAAAAAGACATGTTCGTGAAGATGCTTGGTGATCTTTTTGAAAGGCTGAGCGTGTTTAAAGACTAA